CTAGGCAATTCAGACTTATTCACAGGGCAGGTATAGAATACAACCATATGAATATAGCATGCTCTCTCTCCAtacatatctatatgtatagatagataCATCTCTATGCAACGTTTTTTAGATCTCCCCCTTCACTTCTCCCCTCCTGAAGTCATTCCCAGAAGAGCAAGAGCTGGCCTGCACAGCCTCCAGCACGCCAGCCACTGCCCGCTGCCCAAATCAgccctcacagcaaccctgccCAATGTCTTAAGAGCCCTGAGGTGTCGTGGGCCCACACAAGGTGCCCGGAGCAGCAGGCTGAGTGTTCACCTCCAGACACGGACACTGGGAAGGGGCATCGTGACCAGGAGGGCAGCAAATGCCTGTGTGCCAGACTCTCCAAGGAGGCTGCTTTGTCGTCTCCGGGCCCCTGTCTCCGGAGGAAGCCCAATGGCTGGTTCCTTAGGGTTGTCTCTCTcggtctgtgtctgtctctgtcttggTCTCTCAGTCTCTCTTCCAATAATGCAGCAGAGAGAAGGCAATCTCCCATGGCCTCTCCATCTTCCCACACTAGCCCTGACCAGGTCTCCATGGTCTacggcagaagcagcagcagccaggTCAGCTTCTAGACTACAGAGCCCTTGCATCTTCTTCCCGTGAAGAGGAGCGCCAGCAccagggaaaggagagaaggaaggacgcAGCAGGCTCAGGGGTCCTGGCCAAGCCAAGGACAGGCCAGCAGCTAGAAGAATgtccccaaacacacacatgtgGGAAAGGGGTATGGGCAGGGGTCAGGCAGGTGGGCCAAAGGAGAGGGTAGCAGCGGGCAGCTGCCATCAGAGCTGGCTAAAGACCACGGAGGCCTTGAGGTTGGCAGGCTCGACGCCCTCGCTGAAGGTGATGAGGAAGTACATGACCTTGCGGAGCTTGGCCAGCTGGGACAGGCGCTCCCCAAACTCCAGGGCGTCGGCCTCATTCCAATCCATGGCTTCCGAGTCCTCCTTCAGCCAGAAGATGGCAGCGGGGTCCAGCAGCTGCCGCGTCATGAGGTTGGTGAGGTCGGGCGTCCAGATCTGGGAGGTGCCCGTGATGGTGACCTTGCCCGGCTTGTCCAGCAGAACATCCCAGCGCTCAAACTGCAGCCTCTGCTGCTGGATGAAGTCGACGCGGTACACGGACTCGGCCGGCTGCAGCAGCTTCTCGCCATCCTGGCGCTTCCCCCCGCGCCGCTTCAGACTCTCCACGTGCAGCCGCATCTGCTTGGTCAGGTCCTCGTCCAGGACCAGGGGCATGTCGAGCTGGGTCGGCTTCGGCTCGTCCTCCGCCATGGCCCCCTTGCTGCTGCCGCCTCCACCGTCCAGGAGCCGAGTGGACTGGGGCCTCACGGCCAAGGCGAGAGGCCACCAAAGAGGGGCCCCGCCTCCCCTTTCGCCCCCCTCCTCGTCCCGCCCCTCTTTGCCACTGGctcttcccagccccaccccgtcCTCAAAATGGGGTGTGCAGGAGGGCGGGCGTCCCCACATGCCTCCTTCTTACTCCTTGCAGAAGCGGTAATGGAGGCACTGCAGGCAGGAGAGTGGCAGGCTCCTCGGGGACCAGCTGCTGTGGCAACCACGCTGGCTACCACGGATGGGCTGAGAGCTGGCTTGCTGTGCAGAGGGAGCACTGCTTACAGGCAGTAAGAGGGCAGGAGGCGGGGGGCAAGCACTCACTGGAGTCACATCAGGAGAGGCTGAAGACCCCCTGGCAGCAGGGTGGGAAATAAGGCCCAGAGGGGCCCGCCGACTTGAGATTTGAAGTCACCTAAGCCGAACCTTGGCGCTCTCCTTGACTCGGCCTCACCCGCACCCCTCCACGCCCGATCGGCAAGGTCTGTGGATTACCCTGGAAAcacgcctccccacccccactgccaggACCCCGGcccagccaccatcatctctcacctagaCCGATGTTCTCAAACTTCAGAAAGCATCAAAACCAGCTGCAGGACTTAAAACGCAgtttgctgggccccaccccagagtttctgatttaatcGGTCTCGGATGAGGCCTGagaacttgcatttctaacaacctcccaggtgatgctgatgccgcTGGTCCAGGAGCTGTGttttgagaatcactgacctGGATGATTCTTGCCTGCTGGCCCCGCCTCCACCCTGCACCACACGGCAGCCACATGCCCAGGAAGCTCTTCTACGAAAACCCCACCACTTACGACCTGTgtcgagcctcagtttcccccaggAGACTTGAGGCCGTGGAAGAATCTGACAAACGTCTGTATCCCCGGCGCCCGAGGGGGAACCAGGAGCTCAGCTGTTATACGTGGGCAAATGGAAGAAATGTGAGCgtaactgggggtgggggtgagggagaggggaaaCTGCCATGACACTGCCACACACAGAAAagaggacagaagcagaggtcaAAGGGTCGTAACTGAAAACCATCGGAAGGGTCTGGTGGACCACAAGCACAGTCAATTGTAGATGGAAGCTAAGTCAGTCAGTGGGGTCTTGGGCTACACAAACAGCAAGAGGGTCACCAAAGGGGACCACACACCCGATCCTGTTAAGACAAACACCTCAAGCCCTTGGGTCAGTTCTGGGGGCTGCTGGCAGCAATTCCCCGATGGTATTCCAGAAAGCCATAGAGCAAATGTTAAACTGCCTGTCCCTCACAGAACCTTTTCCTTTGTAGCTGGAGCAGCGGAGGAGAGGGGAACAATGTGTCTGAGGAGTGACTGTTCGGGGAGCTTCTCCCTCCTTCATGAGGAGGAGCTATTTCCTTCCCAGCActaaattttgctttttatttgtacATTTGCTTAATTTTTGTCTGTGATGTCTCCCCACCgagagggcagggactgtggctGCCTGGTTCATCACTCTAGTCACTACCTAGAACAGGGCTGCCACATAGGAGGCCCTCAGAaatcctgaatgaatgaatgaacggatGACACTGACAAGAGAATAGCTGATGTGATGGATCCTGGGGCCTAAGGACGAGGACAACAAGAGGAAGATGGGCACATGGGGAGAGAGCACACGGGCACTGACCAAAGTCAAAATGTGGTTTAGAGAcaactgtgcatcaggcacaggaaggagggagatggcTGGAAGGTGAGGGTGATGGAGCAGCAGGACCAAGAACTGGGCCAGGGTGATGAGGGCAGGGTGTCAGCCACACGGACACAGTAACCCCTGGGACGCAGCAGTACTTGGGGTGGGAAAGGCTGGGAAATTGGAGGTGTTGAGCCCTTGGTGCCTGGGTGCCAGGGTagctggttgccaggagatggCAGTAAGGTGGGCTGCTGGTGGGGGCCGGGGGTAGGGGGAGTGGGGGACAAATGGCATGAGCCTGCAGGGGTCTATATGGGGAGGGTGTGGTCTGGAGGCATCACTGAAGGGAGAGAATGCCGCCACCTCTCCGGGCCTGCAGGACATGGTGGGAGGTGTCCAGCCTCTACCAATGAGGATTCAGAGGCCGCAGGACCCTGGGGAAGGGCCTGGTCTCGGCCTGGGCAGAGGGTTACCGACCGGCAGGAGGAGGCTGAAGGTGGAAGCTGTTACCAGGGCTGGGGCCTCACAGAcaggcagggcaggagggagggagccatGGGCACCAAGGACGGCCAGAGGGGAAGGAAGAGCAGGCGGGAGGCTGCGGGTGGGGCTGGCCCACTGCTTCCCACAAATCTCTGCTTGGCCACCAGATGCCTTGGGAGGCCCCACCAAAGGCTGGACGTAGGAGTGaatagagaagagaaaagcaaggtCCAGACTGCATCCGTGACTGCAAAAATGTGATCATAACAAATGAACAAGCCCCTCTTCAActccaaatggaaaaaagactagaaggaaatgTAGAAAACCCTCAACACTGGCTGTTTCCAGGTACTTTTTAAAATCACCTGTCCCCAGTACCTAGAATGGTGCTGGGGCATAGCTGGTGCTCAGTTATCGTGCGGTGCATGAACTGCTATATGCTAAAGGGCGGGGATTGCTCATATAACACgggcaggggtgggatgggaaaCGTTTTTAAGTGGAACTAAAAGACTGCCAGGCCCTGCCACCAGGTGCCTCCCCTAGGCCCCAGCCCAGGATGCCCACCCCCAAAAACTCGCTCTCAGACACTCAGGCACCCTGCTGGGTTTCTGCTCAATTCTGCTCTCCCCCCGGGGAGAGCTGTCTCCTCCTGGGCCCGGGCACCCCGTGACTCAGAGCAGGGCTCAGGCCTGCCCTCACGCCTGGGGCCACGCCAGGCTCTAGGGAAGGTGAACTCACCTGGCTTGGGCCAGGCCAGGCTAACGGCAAATGCTCCACCCCACTGTCACATCTGACTTCTGGTCCACGACACCTGGTCACCTAAAGTCCACTGCCCTGTCTTCAGGGAATGCACAGTCAAGTTGGGGAGACCATAACACCCCCATCAGGGATCCCATAGGACGGGGAGGCCTGCTTCCTAGAAGTGTCCGGCAGAAGAGAGGAACAGGTAGGAGGCCAGAGGAGGGGCAGAGAGGGATTTAGATTGCTGCTAAATGCCGTGGGCTTGCCCCGCACCCCTACCCCGTGGGCTCCTTTAATCCTCCCACCATCATGGGGACTGGAAAAGTCAGGTTTACACAGAGGTCAAAGGAAGAAACATGACCTGACCAAGGTCACACGACTAGCGAGAAACCCAGCCAGAATCAAACCCAGGACCCGGTGGCTTCAAATCCCGTGCCTGTCGGCCCCAGGCCGTGTCAAGCACTAGAGGTAAAGGggtggcttcctggagaagggggCACGTGTGTCGGGGGCGTTATGTGCCTGCATCTGAGGCTCAGCATCCTCAGAGTGTGAGGTGGGTGGAGGGAGCAGGGGTACAGCTCAGGCTGAGCGCCCCCGTTCCATGGAGAAaacagggtggggcaggggaggcccTGCAGGGCAACAGGCCCAGCAAGTGAGGGGTGACAACAAACAGGGCCCAGTCAGGAgggacaggaggggaggggaggcacagTAATGAGCTCCCCGGGGCCTCGTGCCTCCTGCCGGGACCCAGGGTCTGTCACCACAGCAGCACCAGAAGGCAGAGTGCAGTTAGCCCAGAGCAGCCTGCCTCA
This region of Mesoplodon densirostris isolate mMesDen1 chromosome 7, mMesDen1 primary haplotype, whole genome shotgun sequence genomic DNA includes:
- the OMP gene encoding olfactory marker protein; this translates as MAEDEPKPTQLDMPLVLDEDLTKQMRLHVESLKRRGGKRQDGEKLLQPAESVYRVDFIQQQRLQFERWDVLLDKPGKVTITGTSQIWTPDLTNLMTRQLLDPAAIFWLKEDSEAMDWNEADALEFGERLSQLAKLRKVMYFLITFSEGVEPANLKASVVFSQL